Genomic window (Pradoshia sp. D12):
ATCCAGGTCAAGCAGTTTTACATCCAATTTAACAATTGAACTGACCAGATTACATAGCTGAGCGTATACTTTTATCTGTTCCTGATTCAATCTAATCATCCTTTAAAATTCACTTTTTTATTTTCATTATACAATGAAAACGCCATCACGAACTAAAAATAATACTAAAAAAACAAAAATTGTACGATATTTTTCTAAAATTAATACCTATAATGAAATTAATTCAGTAAACACTATATATGAAGACAATCTGTTCTTATATCCTGATTGTTTACTGAATTAATTTATAAACAGGGAGTTCAATACATGAGAAAAGTAATTAATCTGAATGACGCATGGAAATTCATTAAAGAAAACGTACAAGATGCAATGAACCAAGTTTATGATGATGCTAATTGGGAGTCCGTAAACGTCCCTCATACGTGGAATGCGATTGATGGCGCAAATGGATTTGATTTTTATAAAGGAGCATGCTGGTACAGAAAAGAATTTACTGTAGATACTATAAATGCCGGCAATAAAGTGTATATCGAATTTAATGGAAGCAATAGTGTAACAGACGTTTATGTTAATGGACAACACCTTGGCCAACATCGTGGCGGTTACTCTATTTTCAGATTCGATATTACAGATGTTGTTACTTTCGGAGGTAAAAATACGATTGCCGTAAAAGTCGACAATACAGTTGTTGAAGATGTATATCCTCAAATGGCTGACTTCACTTTCTTTGGCGGAATTTACCGTGATGTTAATTTAGTTATTGCTAGCCATGTTCACTTTGATTTAATGGATCATGGTTCCCAAGGTGTTTATATCGTTCAAGACGAAGTGACGAAGGAACAAGCATCCATTACCCTAAAAACTAGACTTACAAATGATCATGAAGAAGAGAAAAAAGTTCGTTTATGGGCTGATATGCTTGATGCAGAAGGTAAGACAGCTGCTTATGGAGCAAAAGAGATTGTTCTTCCAGCAGGACAAACTACTGTTGTTGAATTGCCAATCAAAATCGAAAACCCAATCCTTTGGAATGGCCGTAAAAATGCCTATATGTATGAAGCTAACCTATCTTTAACAAGCTATAACGATGTAATTGATGAACTTTCCATTCCATTTGGTGTCCGTTACTTTAAAGTGGACCCTGAAAAAGGCTTCTTCTTAAATGGAGAACACCTTCGTCTGAATGGGGTTTCCCGTCACCAGGATCGTAAAGATATGGGCTGGGCAATCACTAAAAAAGAGCACAAAGAAGATATGGAATTTATCAAAGAAGTGGGCGCTACTTCCATTCGTTTGGCCCACTACCAACACGATCAATATTTCTATGATTTATGTGACCGTGAAGGTATGGTTGTTTGGGCCGAGATTCCGTTTATCTCTATCATGTCCAAGACTGAGCTTGAGGGTATAAACGCTAAACAACAAATGGTTGAGTTAATCAGACAAAATTACAACCACCCTTCCATTATGTTCTGGGGTGTTCAAAATGAGATTCAAATTGGCGGTAACAGACCAGAAGTAAGAAAACTTGTTAAAGAACTTAATGAGTTAACGAAAAAAGAAGATCCAACACGTTTAACTACACAAGCCAACGTTATGTTTGTTCCTGATACAGATGAATACAACTATATCACCGACACGATTGGTTACAATAAATATTACGGATGGTATCAAGGTAAGGCAGAAGATTTTGCTGAGTGGATTGATGCTTACCATGCAACGAACCCACAAGTTAGCCTTGGTATCTCTGAGTACGGTGCAGAAGGTATTATCCAGTACCATACAAACGATCCAAAAGTAAAAGATTACACAGAAGAATACCATACTCTATATCATGAAACTGTATGGAATATATTCGCTGACCGCCCATTCCTTTGGTCAACATATGTATGGAATATGTTTGATTTCGGAGCCAACATTCGTGATGAAGGCGGTGTAAAAGGCAGAAATAATAAAGGTTTAATGACTTACGACCGTAAAATTAAAAAAGATGCATTCTATATGTACAAAGCAAATTGGTCTGATGAAAAATTCGTGCATATTACAAGCAAACGATTTGTAGACCGTGCAGACGAAAAAATTACAGTTAAAGTGTATTCTAACTGCGAGGATGTAACGTTAGTAGTAAACGGGACTACCTATACAGCAGAACGTAACCGCGCTGCCTTTACCTTTAATGATGTGGCACTGGAAGACGGCATGAATACTGTAAAGGCAATCGGTACATCCGAAGGAAATACATTCGAAGATACTGCTCACTTCAATAAAGTGGATGAGCCAAATCCAAGCTACCTAGTTCCAGAAAGTGATGCTGGCGGAGTGGTTGCTAACTGGTTTGACATGCCTGATTTAGATGAAGACATGGAAATTGAAGAACTTGTTATCACTGATGATGTATATTCTACTCGCAATACACTCGGTGAGTTATATAAAAATGAAGAAACTAAG
Coding sequences:
- a CDS encoding glycoside hydrolase family 2 protein, producing MRKVINLNDAWKFIKENVQDAMNQVYDDANWESVNVPHTWNAIDGANGFDFYKGACWYRKEFTVDTINAGNKVYIEFNGSNSVTDVYVNGQHLGQHRGGYSIFRFDITDVVTFGGKNTIAVKVDNTVVEDVYPQMADFTFFGGIYRDVNLVIASHVHFDLMDHGSQGVYIVQDEVTKEQASITLKTRLTNDHEEEKKVRLWADMLDAEGKTAAYGAKEIVLPAGQTTVVELPIKIENPILWNGRKNAYMYEANLSLTSYNDVIDELSIPFGVRYFKVDPEKGFFLNGEHLRLNGVSRHQDRKDMGWAITKKEHKEDMEFIKEVGATSIRLAHYQHDQYFYDLCDREGMVVWAEIPFISIMSKTELEGINAKQQMVELIRQNYNHPSIMFWGVQNEIQIGGNRPEVRKLVKELNELTKKEDPTRLTTQANVMFVPDTDEYNYITDTIGYNKYYGWYQGKAEDFAEWIDAYHATNPQVSLGISEYGAEGIIQYHTNDPKVKDYTEEYHTLYHETVWNIFADRPFLWSTYVWNMFDFGANIRDEGGVKGRNNKGLMTYDRKIKKDAFYMYKANWSDEKFVHITSKRFVDRADEKITVKVYSNCEDVTLVVNGTTYTAERNRAAFTFNDVALEDGMNTVKAIGTSEGNTFEDTAHFNKVDEPNPSYLVPESDAGGVVANWFDMPDLDEDMEIEELVITDDVYSTRNTLGELYKNEETKKVLEKYLKGFNEDNPMFGMAEGMSIDMLASMADDIFTEKMMYAINKELIKIKKA